One window of the Archangium primigenium genome contains the following:
- a CDS encoding serine/threonine protein kinase yields the protein MNPSSSNARLRPFRPVPFGRYTLLTQLATGGMGEIFLARLEGMQGFEKLCVIKKILPQLAADPEFVERFVGEARTLVKLSHGSIAQVLDMGLQEGEAFMALEYVDGKDLRKVAARARDKQRTLPLSFVLFVMGRVLDALAYAHRKKGDDEGELNLVHRDISPQNILISYEGEVKVIDFGLAKSRLSAAKTNPSIILGKFLYMSPEQARHLPVDRRSDLYAVGLCLYEMLSGQNPFDLLPPGEMMSAVAHPNIAPLAQVAPGVPAAVSDLVMKALAVDPTQRFQNAEELRGRLNACLLAHDADSGPEDIGRFMHELFSSEYMAERRLLVMLREVGRAPEPEPEVIGMPEGAPPRPMASLPPKTIRLDGPVEALSFKPTPRTREGGVAGNDQETRPGVMVDEPTRPGVMMDEPTRPAVALESLDETRREPAPEPPPPPPPAPAYGMGPAPTSHPTLEAPRVPQALLDEEEPDAPPPIENTPNWAVPLPPEEDPRYAEAASESEEESAEEELGEPIVGTLDLSESDVLEDTRPRAQMPRPPSGKVRAVPSSDVYHQDTQPRVVLDASLMREGEQDDVPAAQRPRSGSTKIPRRRVTATGLPAVAPRAPAAPPRLMASPPAAVDDDVTSEDANKSLTPPSVPAARVPAPPRRSRVGLWVGVAVLGFGTGVGAWWLWQQGMFAPAGPPPSAPPAVVARAPVPEVPAPTELEPAELEPAEPPSDLAAAPGLDAPDASTAGAPEPRPIPSASAIAAAAAADAGVVADAGSLAAAPAPLEEDDMLAPLAAAPRAQASASAAPKSVRKPPRSNKQGTLQKEWARTRGLYLKLTQDAGCENFGMLCTRYRSLESEVQQAADSEDEDLVREVRALQRDLSNKRNGS from the coding sequence ATGAATCCGTCGTCCTCGAATGCACGACTGCGTCCGTTCCGGCCCGTGCCGTTCGGTCGCTACACGCTGCTGACCCAACTGGCCACGGGTGGCATGGGGGAGATCTTCCTCGCCCGCCTGGAGGGGATGCAGGGCTTCGAGAAGCTGTGCGTCATCAAGAAGATCCTCCCGCAGCTGGCGGCGGACCCCGAGTTCGTCGAGCGCTTCGTGGGCGAGGCGCGCACGCTGGTGAAGCTGTCGCACGGCTCCATCGCGCAGGTGCTGGACATGGGCCTGCAAGAGGGCGAGGCCTTCATGGCCCTCGAGTACGTGGACGGCAAGGACCTGCGCAAGGTGGCGGCGCGGGCGCGCGACAAGCAGCGCACCCTGCCCCTGTCCTTCGTGCTCTTCGTGATGGGCCGGGTGCTGGACGCGCTCGCCTACGCGCACCGCAAGAAGGGGGATGACGAGGGGGAGCTCAACCTCGTGCACCGGGACATCTCGCCGCAGAACATCCTCATCTCCTACGAGGGGGAGGTGAAGGTCATCGACTTCGGCCTGGCCAAGAGCCGGCTGAGCGCGGCCAAGACGAACCCGAGCATCATCCTCGGCAAGTTCCTCTACATGTCGCCCGAGCAGGCGCGGCACCTGCCGGTGGACCGCAGGAGCGACCTGTACGCCGTGGGGCTGTGCCTCTACGAGATGCTGTCGGGCCAGAACCCCTTCGACCTGTTGCCGCCCGGCGAGATGATGTCGGCGGTGGCGCACCCGAACATCGCGCCGCTCGCGCAGGTGGCGCCCGGGGTGCCCGCGGCGGTGTCCGACCTGGTGATGAAGGCGCTGGCGGTGGACCCGACCCAGCGCTTCCAGAACGCCGAGGAGCTGCGCGGCCGGCTCAACGCCTGCCTGCTGGCGCACGACGCCGACTCGGGGCCGGAGGACATCGGCCGGTTCATGCACGAGCTGTTCTCCTCGGAGTACATGGCCGAGCGGCGGCTCCTGGTGATGCTGCGCGAGGTGGGCCGCGCGCCCGAGCCGGAGCCCGAGGTGATCGGCATGCCGGAGGGGGCGCCGCCCCGGCCCATGGCCTCGCTGCCGCCCAAGACGATCCGTCTGGATGGGCCCGTGGAGGCGCTGTCCTTCAAGCCCACGCCGCGCACGCGCGAGGGCGGCGTGGCGGGCAACGATCAGGAGACGCGGCCCGGGGTGATGGTGGACGAGCCCACCCGGCCCGGGGTGATGATGGACGAGCCCACCCGGCCCGCCGTCGCCCTGGAGTCGCTCGACGAGACGCGGCGCGAGCCGGCGCCGGAGCCGCCACCGCCTCCACCACCAGCACCGGCGTATGGCATGGGCCCCGCGCCCACGAGCCACCCGACCCTCGAGGCCCCCCGGGTGCCCCAGGCCCTGCTCGACGAGGAGGAGCCCGACGCGCCCCCGCCCATCGAGAACACGCCGAACTGGGCGGTGCCCCTGCCACCGGAGGAGGATCCGCGGTACGCGGAGGCCGCGTCGGAGTCGGAGGAGGAGTCGGCGGAGGAGGAACTCGGCGAGCCCATCGTCGGCACGCTGGACCTGAGCGAGAGCGACGTCCTGGAGGACACGCGGCCGCGTGCCCAGATGCCGCGTCCGCCGTCCGGCAAGGTGCGGGCGGTGCCGTCCTCGGACGTCTACCACCAGGACACGCAGCCCCGGGTGGTGCTGGACGCCTCGCTCATGCGCGAGGGCGAGCAGGACGACGTGCCCGCGGCCCAGCGGCCCCGCTCCGGGAGCACGAAGATTCCCCGGCGCCGCGTGACGGCGACGGGCCTGCCCGCGGTGGCGCCCCGCGCGCCCGCCGCGCCGCCGCGGCTCATGGCCTCGCCCCCCGCGGCCGTCGACGACGACGTCACCTCCGAGGACGCGAACAAGTCCCTCACGCCCCCCTCCGTGCCCGCCGCGCGGGTGCCCGCGCCGCCGCGCCGCTCGCGGGTGGGCTTGTGGGTGGGCGTCGCCGTGCTGGGCTTCGGCACGGGCGTGGGCGCCTGGTGGCTCTGGCAGCAGGGGATGTTCGCGCCCGCCGGGCCTCCCCCGTCGGCCCCGCCCGCCGTCGTCGCGCGGGCGCCCGTGCCCGAGGTGCCCGCGCCCACCGAGCTCGAGCCCGCCGAGCTCGAGCCCGCCGAACCCCCCTCCGACCTGGCCGCCGCGCCCGGGCTCGACGCGCCCGATGCCTCGACGGCCGGGGCCCCCGAGCCGCGGCCCATCCCCAGCGCCTCGGCGATCGCCGCGGCGGCCGCCGCCGATGCGGGCGTGGTGGCGGACGCGGGGAGCCTCGCGGCCGCGCCGGCCCCGCTGGAGGAGGATGACATGCTCGCGCCGCTGGCCGCCGCGCCTCGCGCCCAGGCCTCGGCGTCGGCGGCCCCCAAGTCCGTGCGCAAGCCGCCGCGCTCCAACAAGCAGGGCACCCTGCAGAAGGAATGGGCGCGCACGCGGGGCCTCTACCTCAAGCTCACCCAGGACGCGGGGTGCGAGAACTTCGGGATGTTGTGCACGCGCTACCGCAGCCTCGAGTCCGAGGTGCAACAGGCGGCCGACAGCGAGGACGAGGATCTCGTGCGGGAAGTGCGGGCGCTGCAGCGCGACCTGAGCAACAAGAGGAACGGCTCCTGA
- a CDS encoding DUF4424 family protein gives MKPHIALLPLLLVCLHAGPAAARTPTVGYSNEGLKLLMPANIRVAEQFIHVTVDRIRIHYTFENPTTQPIEARVAFPFPHMDLLPGVPVSEVSDFRLSVAGKRQGTRTETVYWLQGQEYRDRTQVDQRLAEEKRRRGKSAADVGASLQRSEVWDQVFPPGERLSVDITYRPSLSSEKGWSQDTYRHPRMRQRFCVDTDTTSTLDRSLRPSPYIPVGFFQGPEVHWLSFTLVTGNNWVGPIGLFHLTVEKPNPQAILSYCMRGMRKTSPTRFEMTQKNYRPDRDLDVIFFRR, from the coding sequence GTGAAGCCACACATCGCGCTGCTGCCGTTGCTGCTCGTCTGTCTGCATGCCGGACCCGCCGCCGCCCGGACTCCGACGGTGGGCTATTCCAACGAGGGCCTCAAGCTGCTCATGCCCGCGAACATCCGCGTGGCCGAGCAGTTCATCCACGTCACGGTGGACCGCATCCGCATCCACTACACCTTCGAGAATCCGACGACCCAGCCCATCGAGGCCCGCGTCGCCTTCCCCTTCCCCCACATGGACCTGCTGCCGGGCGTGCCGGTGTCCGAGGTGTCCGACTTCCGGCTCTCGGTGGCCGGCAAGCGCCAGGGCACCCGCACCGAGACCGTCTATTGGCTCCAGGGGCAGGAGTACCGGGACCGGACCCAGGTGGACCAGCGCCTGGCGGAGGAGAAGCGCCGGCGGGGCAAGAGCGCCGCGGACGTGGGCGCGAGCCTGCAGCGCTCGGAGGTGTGGGATCAAGTGTTCCCCCCGGGCGAGCGCCTGAGCGTGGACATCACCTACCGGCCCTCGCTCAGCTCGGAAAAGGGCTGGAGCCAGGACACCTACCGCCACCCGCGCATGCGCCAGCGCTTCTGCGTGGACACCGACACCACGAGCACCCTGGACCGCTCCCTGCGGCCCTCGCCCTACATCCCCGTGGGCTTCTTCCAGGGGCCCGAGGTGCACTGGCTGTCCTTCACGCTCGTCACCGGCAACAACTGGGTGGGGCCCATCGGGCTGTTCCACCTCACCGTGGAGAAGCCCAACCCCCAGGCCATCCTCTCCTACTGCATGCGCGGCATGCGGAAGACGAGCCCCACGCGCTTCGAGATGACCCAGAAGAACTACCGGCCGGACCGGGACCTGGACGTCATCTTCTTCCGCCGCTAG
- a CDS encoding ABC transporter ATP-binding protein encodes MLQDVDWRVRAGELWAVLGPNGAGKSTLLRAVLGLGPWTRGEVRLSGQARAAWESRALARRVAWVPQDFEPAEGFSGLELVLMGRGPHLGLWGLTSAADEALAHAALDELGVGALAHRACEAMSGGERRMVLLARALVQRPELLLLDEPTAFLDVAHQVGALERVRARVDMGLGAIAVLHDVNLAAAFATHVLLLGQGRAQAAGPAPEVLQRERLEHLYGVPMDVAVTDSGARLFAPRARRPALTPS; translated from the coding sequence GTGCTCCAGGACGTGGACTGGCGGGTGCGCGCCGGGGAGCTGTGGGCGGTGCTCGGCCCCAACGGCGCGGGCAAGAGCACCCTCCTGCGCGCGGTGTTGGGGCTCGGGCCCTGGACGCGGGGCGAGGTGCGGCTGTCGGGCCAGGCCCGCGCGGCGTGGGAGTCCCGGGCGCTCGCCCGGCGCGTGGCGTGGGTGCCGCAGGACTTCGAGCCCGCGGAGGGCTTCAGCGGCCTGGAGCTGGTGTTGATGGGACGGGGTCCGCACCTGGGCCTGTGGGGCCTCACCTCGGCGGCGGACGAGGCCCTGGCGCACGCGGCCCTGGACGAGCTGGGGGTGGGCGCGCTCGCGCACCGCGCCTGCGAGGCCATGTCGGGCGGCGAGCGGCGCATGGTGCTGCTGGCGCGCGCGCTGGTGCAGCGACCGGAGCTGCTCTTGTTGGACGAGCCCACGGCCTTTCTCGACGTGGCCCACCAGGTGGGCGCGCTCGAGCGGGTCCGGGCGCGGGTGGACATGGGGCTGGGCGCCATCGCCGTGCTCCACGACGTCAACCTCGCGGCGGCCTTCGCCACCCACGTGTTGCTGCTCGGTCAGGGGCGCGCGCAGGCCGCGGGGCCCGCGCCGGAGGTCCTCCAGCGCGAGCGCCTCGAGCACCTGTACGGCGTGCCCATGGACGTGGCCGTGACGGACTCGGGCGCGCGCCTGTTCGCGCCCCGGGCCCGTCGGCCGGCCCTCACTCCGTCTTGA
- a CDS encoding FHA domain-containing protein, translating into MWQIIINGPGYFDTSYDLPEGITHLGRADENDIVLGGDLVSRRHARLVVEGYKLRVEDLGSRNGSRINGVSFQGGTPLKVGDTLSLGENTLSVRQPQQLENAATEMVDLSAGGVRRFGHGDDVGPSVILAKNIKNVDLLRALDNIGPSTQGSNALAAPVPAAPVAVPVAPLGAPSRGIFETLLLLFRTSEALATADNLTAFLQVTMDRVLERIDATTAVVLLRHSTGVLVPAAVRHRGKLAQGEVPVSDAIIDEALRQGRALLVGDVKDDRRFASRESVILYGVGRVLCIPVGQEPHFTGVLYVNAPARSDTELEVMLDACTAVAHLVAAGVQKFSKPPAPAPTPAGPAPLRVHLERFHAPDVAERRVGELQRAAQKLPGLEERTVSVLHVELASFGAMSARLGATRTSALLNDFHTRLGGLVFSFEGTLEGFFGDCLRAVFGALQAKTDDAVRAVRAALALRADWERYVARLPVEERFGLRMGINTTKALVGMVGPDSRPCFSAVGEGITLASRLATTATPGQLLVTGKTLAVIGARFDVMPLGERLLPPRDKVAAFEVIDEDVPQLTNPGVR; encoded by the coding sequence ATGTGGCAGATCATCATCAACGGCCCCGGTTATTTCGACACTTCCTACGATCTGCCCGAGGGCATCACGCACCTCGGACGAGCGGACGAGAACGACATCGTGCTGGGGGGCGACCTCGTGTCCCGGCGCCATGCCCGCCTGGTCGTGGAAGGCTACAAGCTGCGGGTCGAGGACCTGGGCAGCCGCAACGGCAGCCGCATCAACGGCGTGTCCTTCCAGGGCGGCACCCCGCTCAAGGTGGGCGACACGCTGTCGCTCGGGGAGAACACCCTGTCGGTGCGCCAGCCGCAGCAGCTGGAGAACGCCGCCACGGAGATGGTGGACCTGAGCGCCGGAGGCGTGCGCCGCTTCGGCCATGGGGATGACGTGGGGCCCTCCGTCATCCTCGCCAAGAACATCAAGAACGTGGACCTGCTGCGGGCGCTGGACAACATCGGTCCGTCCACCCAGGGCTCGAACGCGCTGGCCGCGCCCGTGCCGGCGGCGCCGGTGGCCGTGCCGGTGGCGCCGCTGGGCGCGCCGTCGCGGGGCATCTTCGAGACGCTGCTCCTGCTCTTCCGCACCTCCGAGGCGCTCGCCACCGCGGACAACCTGACGGCCTTCCTCCAGGTCACCATGGACCGGGTGCTCGAGCGCATCGACGCCACCACGGCGGTGGTGCTCCTGCGCCACTCGACGGGCGTGCTGGTGCCCGCGGCCGTGCGCCACCGCGGCAAGCTGGCCCAGGGCGAGGTGCCCGTCTCGGACGCCATCATCGACGAGGCGCTGCGCCAGGGCCGCGCGCTGCTGGTGGGGGACGTGAAGGATGATCGCCGCTTCGCCAGCCGCGAGAGCGTCATCCTCTACGGGGTGGGCCGGGTGCTCTGCATCCCCGTGGGCCAGGAGCCGCACTTCACCGGCGTGCTCTACGTCAACGCCCCGGCGCGCAGCGACACCGAGCTGGAGGTGATGCTCGATGCGTGCACCGCCGTGGCGCACCTGGTGGCCGCCGGCGTGCAGAAGTTCTCCAAGCCGCCCGCGCCGGCGCCCACGCCCGCCGGGCCCGCGCCCCTGCGCGTGCACCTGGAGCGCTTCCACGCCCCGGACGTGGCCGAGCGGCGCGTGGGCGAGCTGCAGCGCGCCGCGCAGAAGCTGCCCGGCCTGGAGGAGCGCACCGTCAGCGTGCTGCACGTGGAGCTCGCCAGCTTCGGCGCCATGAGCGCCCGGCTCGGGGCCACGCGCACCTCGGCGCTGCTCAATGACTTCCACACGCGCCTGGGCGGGCTCGTCTTCAGCTTCGAGGGCACGCTGGAGGGCTTCTTCGGCGACTGCCTGCGCGCCGTCTTCGGGGCGCTGCAGGCCAAGACGGACGACGCGGTGCGCGCGGTGCGTGCCGCGCTCGCCCTGCGCGCCGACTGGGAGCGCTACGTGGCGCGGCTGCCCGTGGAGGAGCGCTTCGGGCTGCGCATGGGCATCAACACCACCAAGGCCCTGGTGGGCATGGTGGGCCCCGACTCCCGCCCCTGCTTCTCCGCGGTGGGCGAGGGCATCACCCTGGCCTCGCGCCTGGCCACCACCGCCACCCCGGGCCAGCTGCTCGTCACCGGCAAGACGCTCGCGGTGATCGGCGCCCGCTTCGACGTGATGCCCCTGGGCGAGCGCCTGCTGCCCCCGCGCGACAAGGTCGCCGCCTTCGAGGTCATCGACGAGGACGTGCCCCAGCTCACCAATCCCGGGGTGAGGTGA
- a CDS encoding cell surface protein has translation MSRALRFLFAWLLPALLVAGCGAPESESEPRVCDTDRNPFAGRVVSFTPGDAAGFGQDRFPDIVLGPPRGGGAVMGSLDVLSLGRRGEIVLELTSLAIVDGPGVDLLVFENPFGSFVETGLVAVSEDGQTWHEFPCALTDRAGGYPGCAGVKPVFSSPDSGVSATDPAVAGGDGFDLATLGVPRARFVRIRDSGANYYSGASGGFDLDAIAVVHGEPLCTE, from the coding sequence ATGAGCCGCGCGCTTCGCTTCCTCTTCGCCTGGCTCCTGCCCGCCCTGCTCGTCGCGGGGTGTGGGGCGCCGGAGTCCGAGTCCGAGCCCCGGGTGTGTGACACCGATCGGAACCCCTTCGCGGGCCGGGTCGTGTCCTTCACGCCCGGGGACGCGGCCGGCTTCGGGCAGGACCGCTTCCCGGACATCGTGCTCGGCCCTCCCCGAGGGGGCGGCGCCGTCATGGGCTCCTTGGACGTGCTGTCGCTCGGGCGGCGCGGGGAGATCGTCCTCGAGCTGACCTCGCTGGCCATCGTGGACGGGCCGGGCGTGGACCTGCTCGTCTTCGAGAACCCCTTCGGCAGCTTCGTGGAGACGGGCCTCGTCGCGGTGAGCGAGGACGGCCAGACGTGGCACGAGTTTCCCTGCGCGCTCACGGATCGCGCCGGGGGCTACCCGGGGTGTGCGGGCGTCAAGCCGGTGTTCTCCTCGCCGGACTCGGGCGTGAGCGCCACGGATCCGGCGGTGGCGGGCGGCGATGGCTTCGACCTGGCCACCCTGGGCGTCCCGCGGGCGCGCTTCGTGCGCATCCGCGACAGCGGGGCCAACTACTACAGCGGCGCGTCTGGGGGCTTCGACCTGGATGCGATCGCCGTGGTGCATGGCGAGCCCCTCTGCACGGAGTGA